A stretch of Crossiella cryophila DNA encodes these proteins:
- a CDS encoding alpha/beta hydrolase: protein MRLRSLLLVFALLLNVLLAVPATAAESGARIVRSTTLSDRLVELAVRSDALGGKEVGVRVLLPAGYREQPGRRWPTLFLLHGCCEGETGYRSWTVNVDGAAATAGAQALIVMPEGGAAGFYSNWLGDGPAWERFHLGELKRLLEKEFRANQRRAVAGLSMGGFGALSYAARHPGFFSYAAAYSGVVHTRYQGSRGTDLVQRILTERGFDKNALWGDPVAQERIWRAHNPFDLAARLRHTPVYLASGDGRPGPLDPPGSTNDWVEELLGEQTVSLANELRRNGVRLSTDLYGAGRHNWPYWERALKHSLPMLLRSIGA from the coding sequence ATGCGACTTCGTTCGCTGCTGCTCGTCTTCGCCTTGCTGCTCAACGTTCTGCTCGCCGTCCCGGCCACCGCGGCGGAGAGCGGGGCCCGGATCGTCCGCTCCACCACCCTGTCCGACCGGCTGGTCGAACTCGCGGTGCGCTCGGATGCCTTGGGCGGCAAGGAGGTCGGCGTCCGGGTGCTGCTGCCCGCCGGGTACCGGGAGCAGCCGGGGCGGCGCTGGCCTACGTTGTTCCTGCTGCACGGGTGCTGCGAGGGCGAGACCGGGTACCGGTCCTGGACGGTCAACGTGGACGGCGCGGCGGCCACCGCGGGCGCGCAGGCGCTGATCGTGATGCCCGAGGGCGGCGCGGCCGGGTTCTACTCGAACTGGCTCGGCGACGGCCCGGCCTGGGAGCGGTTCCACCTGGGTGAGCTGAAGCGGTTGCTGGAGAAGGAGTTCCGGGCCAACCAGCGGCGCGCGGTGGCCGGGCTGTCCATGGGCGGGTTCGGCGCACTGTCTTATGCGGCAAGGCATCCGGGGTTCTTCAGCTACGCGGCCGCCTACAGCGGTGTGGTGCACACCCGCTACCAGGGCTCCCGCGGCACCGACCTGGTGCAGCGGATCCTGACCGAACGCGGCTTCGACAAGAACGCGCTGTGGGGCGATCCTGTCGCGCAGGAACGGATCTGGCGCGCGCACAACCCGTTCGACCTGGCCGCCCGGCTGCGCCACACGCCGGTGTACCTGGCCTCCGGCGACGGACGGCCCGGACCGCTCGACCCGCCGGGGTCGACGAATGACTGGGTGGAGGAACTGCTCGGCGAACAGACCGTGTCGCTGGCCAATGAGTTGCGGCGCAACGGGGTTCGGTTGAGCACTGATCTGTACGGGGCCGGTCGCCACAACTGGCCCTACTGGGAGCGCGCCCTGAAGCACTCCCTGCCGATGCTGCTCCGCTCCATCGGCGCATGA
- a CDS encoding chitinase, with protein MTRRRQQLLVGLLAMATAAVGLGVPASAAEPNLVANPGFEQSTAGWTCTAGGSTVAGPVRSGAAALTTTPAGQDNARCSQSVPVKPSSSYTLTAWVQGSYTYLGASGTGGTDVSTWTPGGSAWTQLSTSFTTGANTSRVTVYTHGWYGQGAYFVDDVALTGPPGTGDPDPQAPATPGGLSAGSPTSSSISLSWSAVSGAAGYHVYRGGSRVASVTGTSHTDTGLSPSTSYSYQVSAYNTVGESTRSGAVPASTTGGTGNPGGPLPKRILTGYWQNFVNGAANLRIRDIDPQYDLIAIAFADALTTRPGAVGFSVDPGLSSALGGYSDADMIADIAAKKAQGKRFVFSIGGERGNVDFSNAANVGAFVETMTALIRKFGVDGVDIDLEHGLHAGNVANAVRQLRNTFGANFIYTMAPQTLDVQPGGRYMPLIEATKDILTVVHTQYYNSGSMNDCNGGVVHQGNIDFITGQACILLKTLRPDQVALGVPASTSGAGSGYVSPSVVNNAASCLVKLQSCGGFKPGAAAANLRGVMTWSINWDQSNGRQFANTVKPHLNALG; from the coding sequence GTGACGCGCAGACGTCAGCAACTGCTGGTGGGACTTCTGGCCATGGCCACGGCCGCAGTGGGACTGGGGGTCCCGGCGAGCGCGGCCGAGCCGAACCTGGTGGCCAATCCCGGGTTCGAGCAGAGCACCGCGGGCTGGACCTGCACCGCGGGCGGCAGCACGGTGGCCGGCCCGGTGCGTTCCGGCGCGGCCGCGCTGACCACCACCCCGGCCGGGCAGGACAACGCGCGCTGCTCGCAGTCGGTGCCGGTCAAGCCGAGTTCCAGCTACACGCTGACCGCCTGGGTGCAGGGCAGCTACACCTACCTGGGCGCCAGTGGCACCGGCGGCACCGACGTGAGCACCTGGACCCCCGGCGGCAGCGCCTGGACCCAGCTCTCCACCAGCTTCACCACCGGCGCGAACACCAGCCGGGTCACCGTCTACACGCACGGCTGGTACGGCCAGGGCGCCTACTTCGTCGACGACGTCGCGCTGACCGGCCCGCCCGGCACCGGCGATCCCGACCCGCAGGCCCCCGCCACCCCCGGCGGGCTGAGCGCGGGTTCGCCCACCAGTTCCTCGATCTCGCTGTCCTGGTCGGCGGTCTCCGGCGCGGCCGGCTACCACGTCTACCGCGGCGGCAGCCGGGTCGCCAGCGTCACCGGGACCTCGCACACCGACACCGGCCTGAGCCCGTCGACCAGCTACTCCTACCAGGTCAGCGCGTACAACACGGTCGGTGAGTCCACCCGCTCCGGCGCGGTGCCGGCCAGCACCACCGGCGGCACCGGCAACCCTGGCGGCCCGCTGCCCAAGCGGATCCTGACCGGGTACTGGCAGAACTTCGTCAACGGCGCGGCCAACCTGCGCATCCGGGACATCGACCCGCAGTACGACCTGATCGCGATCGCCTTCGCCGACGCGCTCACCACCCGGCCCGGCGCGGTCGGCTTCAGCGTGGATCCCGGCCTGTCCAGCGCGCTCGGCGGGTACAGCGACGCGGACATGATCGCCGACATCGCGGCGAAGAAGGCCCAGGGCAAGCGATTCGTCTTCTCCATCGGCGGCGAACGCGGCAACGTGGACTTCAGCAACGCGGCCAACGTGGGCGCGTTCGTGGAGACGATGACCGCGCTGATCCGCAAGTTCGGCGTGGACGGCGTGGACATCGACCTGGAGCACGGGCTGCACGCCGGGAACGTGGCCAACGCGGTCCGCCAGCTGCGCAACACCTTCGGCGCCAACTTCATCTACACCATGGCCCCGCAGACCCTGGACGTGCAGCCCGGCGGCCGGTACATGCCGCTGATCGAGGCCACCAAGGACATCCTCACCGTGGTGCACACCCAGTACTACAACTCCGGGTCGATGAACGACTGCAACGGCGGCGTGGTGCACCAGGGCAACATCGACTTCATCACCGGCCAGGCCTGCATCCTGCTCAAGACGTTGCGGCCGGACCAGGTCGCGCTCGGCGTGCCCGCCTCCACCAGCGGCGCGGGCAGCGGCTACGTCTCGCCCTCGGTGGTCAACAACGCGGCCAGCTGCCTGGTGAAGCTGCAGAGCTGCGGCGGCTTCAAACCCGGTGCGGCGGCGGCGAACCTGCGTGGCGTGATGACCTGGTCGATCAACTGGGATCAGAGCAACGGCAGGCAGTTCGCCAACACGGTCAAGCCGCATCTGAACGCACTCGGCTGA
- a CDS encoding LLM class flavin-dependent oxidoreductase, which translates to MTLTFHWFLPTYGDSRYLVGGGHGVHTSTAGGARPATLAYLGQIARSAEQLGFVGALTPTGAWCEDAWLSTAMLTEVTERLKFLVAFRPGLLSPTLAAQMAATYQRHSGGRLLLNVVTGGESQEQRAHGDFLGKDERYARTGEFLDIVGRLWRGERVNHTGVHLAVEGAELTRVPDPVPPIYFGGSSPAAGVIAARHADVYLTWGEQPAQVAEKIAWIRKLAAEQGRTVRFGIRLHVIARDTAQHAWAEAQRLLDALDPATIEAVQQGLARSESEGQRRMIALHGGSTDGLEIAPNLWAGVGLVRGGAGTALVGSHEEVADRIAEYHALGIEEFVLSGHPHLEEAYWFGEGVLPVLARRGLWRNPYGQTAQPTAAIPFAQPAAE; encoded by the coding sequence ATGACCCTCACCTTCCACTGGTTCCTGCCCACCTACGGCGACAGCCGCTACCTGGTCGGCGGCGGCCACGGCGTGCACACCAGCACCGCGGGCGGCGCCCGCCCGGCCACCCTGGCCTACCTCGGCCAGATCGCCCGCAGCGCCGAACAACTCGGCTTCGTCGGCGCGCTCACCCCGACCGGGGCCTGGTGCGAGGACGCCTGGCTGTCCACCGCGATGCTCACCGAGGTCACCGAACGCCTCAAGTTCCTGGTCGCCTTCCGACCGGGCCTGCTCTCGCCCACGCTGGCCGCGCAGATGGCCGCCACCTACCAGCGGCACTCCGGCGGACGGTTGCTGCTCAACGTGGTCACCGGCGGGGAAAGCCAGGAACAACGCGCGCACGGCGACTTCCTCGGCAAGGACGAGCGCTACGCCCGCACCGGGGAGTTCCTGGACATCGTCGGCCGGTTGTGGCGCGGCGAACGGGTCAACCACACCGGCGTGCACCTGGCCGTGGAGGGCGCCGAGCTGACCAGGGTGCCGGATCCGGTGCCGCCCATCTACTTCGGCGGTTCCTCCCCGGCCGCGGGCGTGATCGCCGCCCGGCACGCCGACGTCTACCTCACCTGGGGCGAGCAACCCGCGCAGGTCGCGGAGAAGATCGCCTGGATCCGGAAACTGGCCGCCGAACAAGGTCGCACCGTGCGCTTCGGCATCCGGCTGCACGTGATCGCCAGGGACACCGCGCAACACGCCTGGGCCGAGGCGCAACGCCTGCTCGACGCCCTGGACCCGGCCACGATCGAAGCGGTGCAACAGGGTCTGGCCCGCAGCGAGTCCGAAGGGCAGCGGCGGATGATCGCCCTGCACGGTGGCTCCACCGACGGCCTGGAGATCGCGCCGAACCTGTGGGCCGGGGTCGGCCTGGTGCGCGGGGGAGCGGGCACCGCACTGGTCGGCAGCCACGAGGAGGTCGCCGACCGGATCGCCGAGTACCACGCCCTGGGCATCGAGGAGTTCGTGCTCTCCGGGCACCCACACCTGGAGGAGGCCTACTGGTTCGGCGAAGGCGTGCTGCCGGTGCTCGCCCGCAGGGGCCTGTGGCGCAACCCATACGGCCAAACGGCGCAACCCACCGCCGCCATCCCGTTCGCCCAACCCGCGGCAGAGTAG